Below is a genomic region from Perognathus longimembris pacificus isolate PPM17 chromosome 24, ASM2315922v1, whole genome shotgun sequence.
TACACGATGCGTAATATGCATGATGCAATACTCATTACGTCATATACATCCTGTAATATGCAATCTATTCCACTCAGAGTCGATCATGCCTGCCTTTTCCCTGCGTCTCCGCAGGGTTGGTGCTGCAGTCGGCCGTGTGGCTGGGGTTCCCGGGCGCCATGCCGGGCCTCGTGGAGGATGGGGAGACCTGGGCAGGCGTGGGGCCTACGGCCTTCTGCGTTGCTAGTGCGGTGAGTGTGCAGTAGAGCACTGTGCAGGGAGTCCACCCGGGAGCACTGTGCAGGGAGTCTACCTGGGAGCACTATAGAGGAAGTCCACATTGAGCACTGTGCAGGGAGTCTACCTGGGAGCACTGTACAGGTAGTCCACAGGGAGCACTATGCAGGGAGCCTCATAGGGAGCACTGTAGAGGGAGTCCACAGGGAACACTGTAGAGGGAGTCCACCCGGAAGCACTGTGGAGGGAGTCCACCCGGGAGCACTGTAGAGGGACTCCACCAGGAGCACTGTACAGGGAGCACTCTTGTCTCACACTCCCCCCTCTAGTTGTGGATCCAGCTGTTTTACGCCGCCTGCTTCTACTGGCTCTTCTGCTATGCCCTGGACAGCTACCTGGTGGTGCGGAGGTCATCCGGGGTCAGGTAGGATCACCTGATGCCATTCTTGTCTTTAAGTCATTGTCCAGGGGAGATGCCACCCCCGGTGAGAGAAACAAGGAAGGCCTGCCTCCACTTACCCTTTTGTCCTCTGCCCATTTTCCTCCCCGGCCCCAGCACCATCCTGGTCTACCGCCTGATGTCCTGGGGCCTGGCCGGGCTGCTGTGTGCAGAGGGCGCCCTGGTGCTCTACTCCCCATCCCTGAGCAGGTGAGCATGTgattccccctctttccctccctccttcacctcttccttccctccttcgttccatcctctctctctcctctctgtccctAGGACTATGGGGGGAGCACTGGGGAGGGAGCACTGGACACTGGGGAGGGAACACTGAGCCCTGGGGAGGAAGCACTGGGCCCTGGGGAGGGAGCACTGAACCCTGGGGAGGGAGCACTGGGCCCTGAGGAGGGAACACTGAGCACTGGGGAgggagcactgagcactgagGAAGGAGCACTGACCCTCTGGGGAGGGAGCACTGGGCCCTGGGGAGGGAGCATTGATCCCTGGGGAGGGAGCACTGAATACTGGGGAAGGAGCACTGTCACTGGTGAAGGAGCATTGAGCCCTGGGGAGGGAATACTGACCCTGTGGAGGGAGCACTAAGCCCTTGGGAGGGAGCACTAAGTGCTGGGAAGGGAGCAAAAGGCCATGGGGAGGGACCACTGTGCCTGGGGAgggagcactgagcactgagcactgggtAGGGAGCATTGGGCCATGTGGAGGGAGCATTGGGCCATATGGAAGGAGCACTAAGCCCTGGAGAGAGCACTCAGCACTAGGGAAGGAGCACTGAGCACTGGGGAGGAAGCACTGAACCCTAGGGAGGGAGCATTAAACACTGGGGAGGGAGCACTAAGCAATGGGGAAGGAGCACTGAGCCCTGGGAGAGAGCACCAGGGAGGAGTACTGAGCGCTGGGGAGGGAGCAATAAGAACTGGGGAGGGAGCACTGAGCCCTGGGGAGGGAGCACTAGGCCCTGAAGAAGGATCACTGGACCCTGTGGAGGGAGCACTGGGCCCTGGGGAGGGAGTATTGAGCCTGGCAAGGGAGCACTGAGCACTGGGGAGGGAGCACTGAACCCTTGGAAGGGAGCACTTGGCCATGGAGAGGGAGCACTAAACCCTGGGGAGGGAGTACTGGACCAGGGGATAGAGCACTGAGCCCTGGGGAAGAAGCACTACGCCCTGGGGAGGGAGCACCAGGGAGGGAGCACTGGGCCTCAGGGAGCACTCACCCTGCCTTTCCCGCATCTTCCCCCAGGTGTGAGGGGAGCACGATGCAGGTGCTCCCCCTGCACCTGGCCACCTACCTGCCCCTTCTACTGGCCATGCTGGGAATCCCTGTACTCCGGCGGGGCACGCTCAGTGCGGGTGAGTCCTGAGACACACAAGGGACACACGCGCATGTGCAGGGAATACACGATATACAGTGATCAATGTGATTATAGGTGACATGTGATATTACACAGtattacatagtatatattattgcataatatattatataacatgtaacatataatatataatataattacataatatatcatataatatataattttatataatatatgagattatatattataatatataattatataataaaattacattattaaTTATACTAACAAGTAAAAACTAATTGTTAACTAATTAACagttataattaataataatagctaattATTACTGATTAATCATTACAATTAATAATCATCACTAATTATATAGATAATTAACAATTAGCATTAATTAACATAATGTTATTATtgattatttattcttatttatttgttatatttgtttattttattattaatttttatgtatttattcttaattttttgtaCATTTATACTTAATATATTTGTATGAATTTTCTGTATTAATTTGTTCTCCTGTgtttattgtatatttatttatttcctgtgaTTGGTTTTATTCTGTATTGATGGTGATTTCTCCTCCTGAGCAGTGGACTCTGCGATCAAGGGCGGCCAGGGCGTCTACACCGCACGCGAACGCAAGGCGCAGGCCCTTGTGGGGAGACGACTTCTGCGCCCCGGGGTGGTGCTGGGCGCCTGGTGGGGGTCCCGACCTGGAGGAGGGGGAACTTccggccctccctcctgccctctccccttcccttcttcttgccctccctccttccctccttccctcttccttccctccttcctgccctccttccttcctccttccttccttccctccatccttccatccttccttcctgtcaatctattcttcatttcttccttccttccctccatccttcctgtcAATTTTTTGTTCGTttatttgttccttccttccttccttccctccatcttcctTTGGATGTTTCCtcgttccttcctccctccctcacttcttccttcttctctctctccatccttccttccttcattctttccttcctttcctacttcCTCCTTCtgactttccctccttccttccattttccttccttccatccttccctcctttcttccttcctttcttcctccttccttactTCCCACTATCCTACCCTCCTCCctactcccttccctccttccttcttccattttctgtccttccctccttttgtccttccatccttccctccttccctccctccctccctccctccctccctccctccttccttccttccttccttccttgtttccttccttcctttcttcttcctctccttccttccctccctccttccttccttccttcctttcctccttccttatttcctctttccttctaccctgcttccctccctccttcttcctccttccttcctccctccttccatcctttctcccttccttgtttgcttccctccttccttccttccttccctcatcctccctctttacctccctccctcctttcttccttcctttcttcctccttccttcctccctccttcttttcctccctccctccttccttccttccttccatccttccttccttcctttctcccttccttccttccttccctccatccttccctccttccttctttcctttttttcttccctctgtccctgcttccctccttccttccctccctccttccttccttccctccctccttccttccctccctccctccctccttctttccttccttccttccttccctccatccttccctccttccttctttcctttttttcttccctctgtccctgcttccctccttccttcctccctccttccttcctccttccttccttccttccctgcttccttcccttcttccttcctccttccttccttccttccttctctgcttccttccctccttccttcctccttccttccttccttccttccttccctcctcccccctccttccttccctcctccttcctccctccctgctgctCTGGCCCCTTGACCCTCACCCCCATGACCATAGCTCTGCTGCTCCCTGGCACATGCCTGGCCCATCCTCCCCGCCTCTcctgggccaggctggcttcgaacccccgATCCTCCCATCTCGGCCTCCCAATGGGCTCCGGGGGTCATGGATCTGCCACGACCTGAGCCGCAGGACAAAGCCGCTCTGGGGCCCTGGTTcagggggtggagtgctgtgccTGGAGCTCATGCtgacccaccctccctcccacactccctccttccctccgtcacccctcccacccctccctcccttcctctccctccctctccctcccacctctccctctctccctttctccctcacacccctcctttcctcccttcccccctccctccctcccttccttccttccttccttccttccttccttccttccttccttccttccctccctccctccttctctctctccctccctcctatcctccctctttcccactcTTCCCTCCCacactcccttccctccctccctccctcccactgctccctccatccctctttccctcccacccctccctccctccctcattccctcctctccctctcacaGCTGGGGGTGCAACCTGCTCAATGAGGGGCTCCTCCTCTACCTGGACACACAGCCCAGCCTTGGCGAGCGCGCACACAGAGGCCTGCGGCAGGCGGCCACCACCACCTGGGTCATGGCGGTAAGCACccaacacccagcacccagcccgcCCATCACCCATCACCCAATCACCCAATCACCCACCCACCAATCACCCAATCACCCATTACCCATCACCCATCCCAACCACCCGTCACCCAACATCCAATCACCCAACCAACCACCAGTCACCCATCACCCAGCCCACCCACCCATCACGCATCACCCAATCACCCACCAATCACCAATCACCCAAACAACCCACCCACCAATCACCCAACCCACCCACCAATAACCCAGCCCACCCAGCAATCACCCAACCCACCCATCACCCATCACCCATCCCACCCACCCCAATGTCATAAATCTCGTTCTATTACACTGATAGCatgtatctccctccctccctcctttcctctttccttccttccttccctccttcctcccatccatccctccctccctccttccttccctccctccctccttctttccttgcttccttccttccttccctccctccttccttccttccctccctccttccttccctccctccctccctccttctttccttccttccttccttccttccttccttccttccttccttccttccttccttccttccctccctccctccctccctccctccctccttccctccctccctccctccagggcaTCCTGAACCCGGCCCAGGGCTTCCTCCTGTCCCTGGCCATGCAAGAATGGACGTTGTCGTGCTGCCTGGCCTCCCCCCTGGGCCCCCTCCCAtggggggcggaggaggaggaggaggaagaggagcagggaggcctccccccggcccccaccaatgccctcccagcccccagcgAAGGTGACCTCTCCTCCTGcccaggattcaaacccagcGCCCTGGACAGCCACACAACCAGCCACACACaggagggaaactgagtcagcCCGGATtcacccacctccccacccccacacctccAAGGAGCTTCCTCCTCCTCGTTTCCCTCACATTCAcaatccctctcttcctcctgcctcagtttaccctcccttcttcctgcccTCGTTTACCCTCCCTTCAACTCCAGCCTCAATAATAGAGCAACCAACacagcaaatgcacccaccatcCAGTGTATGTTTGTTCTTtgcaaggcccagacctgagttccaggcctgaattcaaggcccaggtcctgagttcaaggcccaggcccccagttcaaggctcagacctgagttcaaggctcagaccacaattcaaggcccaggacccaagttcaagggtcagagctgagttcaaggcccagacttgagttcaaggcccaggcctgaggtTCAAGTctaaggctccaagttcaagacccaagccctgagttcaggacaaggctctgagttcaaggcccaggaacccagtttaaggcccagaccttAGTTAATGgcacagacctgagttcaaggcacagacctgagttcaaggcccaagctccAGGTTTtaggcccaggcacagagttcaaggcccaggccccgagttcaaggcccaggacccaagttcaagggtcagaactgagttcaaggcccagattccgagttcaagtctcaggccacgagttcaaggcccaggcagaGCATTCAagggccaggccccaagttcaaggcctgagttctaggcccaggcccctagttcaaggccaaTGGCTGGAGTTCAagggccagacctgagttcaaggcacaggccccaagttcaaggcccaggccctgagttcaaggtcagacctgagtgcaaggcccaggcctggggttcaaggctgaggctctgagttcaaggcccaagccctgaattcaggccaaggctctgagttcaaggcccaggaccccagtttaaggctcagacctgagttccaggcctaggccccgagttcaagtcccagacctgagttcaaggcccaagctccACGTTttaggcccaggccccgagttcaaggcccagaccctgagtgcaaggcccaggccctgagttcaagggtcagacctgagttcaaggcccaggcctggggttcaaggctgaggctccgagttcaaggcccaagccctgagttcaggccaaggctccgaattcaaggcccaggacccccagtttaaggctgagacctgagttccagtcctaggcaccgagttcaa
It encodes:
- the Gpr143 gene encoding G-protein coupled receptor 143; protein product: MASPRLAAFCCPKQDAGSRLLLAMPPRAFHALRLACGALSLAMRLRGPPQRSAGDLEPSPSLSPTHILRHAATCDTLGCLGLVLQSAVWLGFPGAMPGLVEDGETWAGVGPTAFCVASALWIQLFYAACFYWLFCYALDSYLVVRRSSGVSTILVYRLMSWGLAGLLCAEGALVLYSPSLSRCEGSTMQVLPLHLATYLPLLLAMLGIPVLRRGTLSAVDSAIKGGQGVYTARERKAQALVGRRLLRPGVVLGACWGCNLLNEGLLLYLDTQPSLGERAHRGLRQAATTTWVMAISRHK